In Desulfobulbaceae bacterium, the genomic stretch GCGATGGAGTCCGGATCGACTTCAAGATTCTCTAAGGCCGCCAGGAGTGAGATCTCCTGTTCTTGGTAATCGCTAGGCACAGTGACCGAAACCGTGGCGCCATCAACTGTTTTGGCGAATGAGCTGCCAAGAACGTTATTTATGGCTTTGGCCAGACGGGAAACGGTTGTAAAGTCAGGAGAGTTCAGGCTGAAGATAATCGTATTCTTGCCGCCAAAGGAGACAGGGACTTCTTTTTCGACGGTGGCTCCTTCTGGAATTCGGGCAACGGTTAAGTGGTTGTCCTGGCCGCCGGCAGGAGTAGCGCCTGTGCCTTTAAAGCCGCCAATGCTGACCGGGCCTTGGGCAATAGCGTAGATTTGGTCGTCAAGACCTTTCAACGGGGTAGCCACCAGGGTTCCTCCCTGTAAGGAAGATGCATCTCCGAGAGAGGAGAGGGTGACATCGATAGTCTGTCCAGTCTTAATGAAGGGGGGGAGGGTGGCTGTGATCATCACCCCGGCCACATTTTTCACCTTGAGATCGTTTTCGTTGACCGTCATCCCGATATGTTTGAGCATGTTGGCAAGCCCTTGAGTGGTAAAGGCGGACTTGTTGCCATCGCCGGTGCCATTTAAGCCCACCACCAGGCCGTATCCTACCAGCTGGTTGTCCCGCACGCCTTTGACCGAGGCCAAGTCCTTGACTCGGACTGCCCAGGCTGAGGAGGCGCTCCAGATGATCAGAGTGGTGATGATGGCAAGTCTTGTTATGATGTGCATGGAGGCTCCTTTGTCCTGATAGGTATGGTGCTAACGTGTATGAGCAATAGGCGTACCAGGAATTGTTTTTTTTGATATTTATCTTTAAAAACGTGATGTTATATTGTTTCTGAAGGGTATGTATGTTTTCAGGCGGGCAAAATGTGCCTAGTCGAGCAGCTCGCCGCTCTTAAAACGGCCAAACGACATCAAGGACGTTTGTCAGCCATCCCGGCTGTTGTTTGGAAGCCAAGGCGCCGGTGCCTGAGTATTCGATTCTGGCATCGGCGATATGAGAGGACAGTATCGAGTTGTCTTGTGAAATGTCGGTGGGTCTGACCATGCCCGAAATGATAATGTGCTGAGTTTCGTTGTTGATCCGAATTTCCCGGTAACCTTGAATTAACAGGTTTCCATCCATAGTGACATCGATTACCTTGGCGGAAATGGTGGCGGTGACCGTGCTGTCACGTTTGGTTTCACCTTTGCCCTGGAAACTGTTGGCCATGTCCGCATTCAAGCTGGTGAGTGAAGGGGTATGTGTGCCGCCTTTGGTCAAGAGGGACTGCTCGAAGCCGAAGAGCGACGAGATGCCGCCGGTCAGGCTCGAGTCCCTTGAGGTCTTGGTCTCGGCGGTCTTTTTGCCGCTGGAAGTTTCAACGATTTTCACCAGCACGATGTCGCCGATCTGGCGGGCGCGGTTATCCTGGTAAAGATTTTTGGACTTGGCCGAATAGATCGCCCCTTCACTTGGTTGGGGAATTTTTTCTTCCATCATCGGCAGGCTATTACGCTCCGGCATGACGGGTGGAGCCGTTGCTGTCCTGGTAACGCAGCCAGTGAGAGCTGTTAGAAAGATAAGCAAGAGGGCTGGTCGTTTCATAGGGAACTCCTTGTGTGTCAGTTGTCAGGCATTACCTGATTATTAAAGATCGACCTGTACCGTATCTGCACCGATGACTCGAGCATAGATTTCTCGTCGGCTCATCAGGTTTTTTACTTTGATTAGATCTCCTTTGGCTCCGGCGCTTTGGACTCGGCCAGGCACAGAGATGGCAAGTGTCCCGCTGGCGGCTTGGATAGAGACGATGTCCCCCCGTTTGACGGTTTCCGGACTCTTCAGAAAGCGGCGATAGAGGACGGCCCCTGGTTGCAGGGTTGTCTTGAGTTCCTGACCAAGGACTTGCTCTGCATCGTCCGCAAGGTCCGGGCCGAGCATGGTAATGTTTCTGCGTACCCGTTCTACATCACCGGCTTCGATGATCGTGCGGCGGGAGAGAGTTTTTGTGGAGCAAACCACATTGCCATAGAGTTCGATCTTGCCGCTCAGCATCACTTGTTCTTTGGCTACGCCGGCTATTATTATGTTGACCACGATTGTTTTTCTGCCCAGTTGTTTGGGTTGGGTCTGGGAGACAACCTGGAACTCTTGGATGCCGGGAGGGAGGGTGATTGATTCAGGGTTTGCGGTAAAATTTGCGATCTCGATATCACCTGCAGGGAGAACACTGTTGCTGGTGGTGAGTTCGGTGAAGATGGCCAGGAGTTCCTTGGTCCCCAAGGTGGTCATTTCAGGAGCGGCCCAGGCTTGAAGCGCAACCAGGATAAAGGCTGTAGTGGCAGCGAGTATCCTCAGCGGGGCAATGAGAGATTGCCCCGGGCGGTGGGAGCGCCTGCTCGGTTTGGTTGGCATGTTGGCTGTGATCATGATTGGATACCGGTTACATCAAAGACGTTATGAAACGGTTCAGAGGATTCGCCTTATAGTCTACCGCTTCAGGCTGTTGGCGATTTCCAGCAATTGGTCGGCGGTGGTGATCGCCCTGGAGTTGACCTCGTAGGCCCGCTGAGTGACGATCAAGTTGACCATCTCTTCAGTGACATTGACATTGGAGGTCTCAATGAAACGTTGGGCTAAGGTGCCGAGTCCGCTGCTTCCCGGGTTGGCCTCCGTAGGGGCGCCTGAAGCGTCGGTTTCTACGTAGAGATTACTGCCCAGGCTCTTGAGTCCTGCCGGATTGATGAAAGAGTGGAGGGTGAGTTGCACCGATCCTAAGGTTTGCTGGTCCTGGTCTTGGGCCACCAGTAAGCCGTTTTTGTCGATATTGAGAGAGGTGGCGCCGTTGGGAATGGCAAATTCCGGCTGCAGCCGGTCACCATTGGCGGTGACGACATAGCCCTCGGCATCGCGTTTGAAACTGCCGTCACGGGTGTAGTAGGGATTGCCATCGCGGATAATCTGAAAGAAACCATCGCCTTCAATGGCCATGTCCAGATCGTTGCCGGTTTCAGTGAAATCTCCTTGGGTGAAGATCTTCTGAGTGGCGGTGACCCGGGTGCCGAGTCCGACCTGGACGCCGGTGGGAACCATGGCGCCACCGACGGTCTCTGCGCCCACCGAGCGCATGGATTGATACATCAGATCTTCGAATTGGGTTCGACTTCGCTTGAACCCGCCGGTGTTGACGTTGGCCAGGTTGTTGGAAATGACATCCAGCTGAGTCTGCTGGCCGTTCATGCCGGTTCTGGCGGTGTATAAAGCGCGAATCATGATGATCTCCTTGGGGAAATTATTATAAGGCGGGGGGCCTGTTGTTCTTTTGTGCCGAGAGGGAAAGCGTCATTCTTGAGGGCATTATGTCAATTTGCCGACTCGTGATGTTGACTGCTGATCTATCTCGTCGCTTGTCTGAATAGCTTTCTGTTGGCTTTGGTAGGCCCGTTGCAGATCAATCATTTCCGTCATTTGGGAGACGATATTGACGTTGGCCCCTTCAAGGTATCCCTGCTTGATATCAGGGGTCTCTATCGGTTGCTCTTGCGCTGCGCCTTCTTTGGGGCGGAAGAGGTTGGCGCCCTCTTTTTCCAGGGTGTTAAGGTCTGGAAAGGTGGCGAGGGAGAGGCGGTTGATTTGTTGGCCATTGGCGCTTATCAGGCCATCGCGCCCTACTTGGACGTTTTGATCGGTGAGCACAATGGGGCCGCCCTCGCCGAGGACCAGATTGCCGTCAAAGGTGCTGAGTTGGCCTTGGCTGTTTAAGGTGAAATTGCCGTTTCTGGTGTAACGGACCCCGGAAGGGGTCTGGATTTTAAAAAAGCCGTCGCCGCTGATGGCGAAATCAAGCGGGTTGTCTGTTTGCTTGGCGCTGCCTTGCTCGTGATTAGTCAAGAGTTTCAGTGCCTTGCCAACTCTTGGCCGGTGATCGGCCGCCGTGAACATCATCTCCCAGAAGGTGATGTCCTCTTTTTTGTAGCCAGCGGTATCTACGTTGGCGAGATTATTAGCAATCTGGTCCATTCGGCGTTCTTGGGCCAGCATGGTCTCAGTGCCTTCAGTCATACCCAGTCTGTTTTGTATATACACGGGAGGTCTCCTGTTGAGGTGAGTTAGTCAGGGGAGTTTGCAACTAGCATGCCATTAAAAAGAGAGGGGTAGGGGCAGAGATTGCTTGGCGGTTATTTGAAGTTGTGGTAGAGAGCGGATCTTTTAGGGTCTAAGGGACTTGGAAAATACCGATATACCATTTATCAGCTTAAGCATCCCGTCAGTCCGGTTCGGAGGGAGGGGCGGAGCAAACCAATGTTCCGTTCCTACCCCTATAGCTAAATTCCTGGATACCAGCTAGGAGCATGCTGGTATGACGGCAAAAGGAATGTGGTATTTTAAGAAATTCCAAGTCCCTAAGGGGTGTTGGGGTAATGAATCGGATTAGTTTGACTCAGGGTCTGTGTCGTGTTTCCGGAGATGGCACTGCCAGATAGGGGTGGAGGATAGGAAGGAGAGTGGCGGAAAAAATTACCTAGCGGGAGGTTTCAGCGTTTCGGCGGGGTATAGCTTTGATTGGTGCGGTACACGAAGGCCAGGATTTCTGCCACCAGGACATAGGTTTCCGCGGGGATTTCCTGATTCAGGTTGAGGTGGGAGAGAATTTCGACGAGATCTGCGTTGGCTTGGATGGGGATGCCATGCTCTTTGGCGAGGGTGATAATCTTATCGGCTAGTACCCCTGTGCCTTTGCCGACCAGTCGAGGGGCAGCATCCTGCTGTTGATCGTATTTGATGGCAACGGCTTTTTTTTGAGGCTTTGTCTTGCTGGACGTTTTTTTTTGAGGCATAGTGAAACTCGTGAGCAGAGGGGAATCTGTAAGGTTGTGCCTCAGCACTATCAATAGTAATGAGTAATATGAGATTTGGTGAGCCTTTGCAACCGCCATTTTGGGTAAAGGTTCACCTTAATCGCTTAGGGACACAATAGGTAATTAATATACCATCAAAACGTAGTTCCATTCTGTCATGACTGCAAGATGTTGTCGGGAGTGACGATCATGATACCACGCAATATGAGTGACAACCAACCGAAGGCCGTGATTCTGTTAAGTGGCGGCCTTGATTCGACAACGGTCCTGGCCATGGCCAAACAGCAGGGGTATCGCTGTTATTGCTTAAGCTTTGCCTATGGACAGCGGCAGTCCATCGAGCTTGAACGGGCGAGAGAGAATGCGGCCCGCTACCAGGCTGAGCAGCATCTGGTGCTGGAGATAGGTCTAGGGGCAATTGGCGGTTCTGCCCTGACTGCAGACATCCCGGTGCCTAAGAATGTAAGGGCAGGTCATGATAGGCCCCTAAGGTCGGAAGCTATTCCTGTTACCTATGTTCCTGGCCGAAATACGATTTTTTTGGCCTATGCCATGGCATGGGCCGAAGTGCTTGGCGCGTGGGATATCTTTATCGGGGTCAATGCCATGGACTATAGCGGATACCCAGACTGTCGCCCGGAGTATCTGGATGCATTCGCTCGTCTGGCCGATCTCGGGACCAAGGCCGGGGTCCTCGGCAGAGGAAAATTTGTTATTCATGCTCCGCTCCTGCGGATGAGCAAGCGGGAGATCGTGCAAACTGGCATGGCCTTGGGCGTTGATTATCAGAGGACGCATAGTTGTTATGATCCCAGCCCGGAAGGTCTGGCTTGCGGGGTTTGTGATTCATGTCAGCTGCGCCGGAAAGGGTTTGTGGAGGCAGGATTGGAAGATCCTGCCCCGTATCAGAAAAATCAGGGAGGTGTTTGTGGGTGATGCAATAGATCAGCGGCCAGGCCCAGGCCATCTGTTAATGATTGGTATTCCAGGGTTTGAGCTTGATGATTCGACCCGGGCCTTGATTTGTGAGGATGGCGTTCATAATTTTATTTTATTCCGGCGAAATGTCAGTGACCGGCAGCAGTTGTCTCTCCTGTGTCGGCAATTGCGAGAGACGTGTGTTCGGCAGGGATTGCCCCGTCCCTTGATTGCCATTGATCAGGAGGGTGGGCAGGTGGCCCGTTTACCTCCGCCTTTTACTCTTTTTGATGAGCCTCGTTCCCTGGCCGAGAGTTCCGATTGTCAAGCACGCCTCCTTCACTATGCCGTTACCTGTGCGGAGGAGCTGATTTCGGTTGGAATCAACTTCAATCTGGCCCCGGTCTTAGATGTGTGCCCTGTTGGAAAGGGATTGTTCATGGAGCGCCGTTGTCTGGGGGATGATCCTCAGCGGGTGGCAGAGCTTGGTGCTCTCGTGGTCGGGGGATTGCAGTCGGCAGGTGTCGCAGCCTGTGCCAAGCATTTTCCAGGGTTGGGTTCGGCGCTGCTTGATCCGCACTTGGATCTTCCGGTCGTTGACTTGTCGGTCGAGCGATTGATGGCACATGATTTGGTACCTTTTGTTGAGGCAATTGATGCTGGAGTGGCCGCGGTGATGACTTCCCATGCCGTGTATTCGGCCATGGACGGGTCTTTACCTGGGACGTTGTCCCGCCGTGTGATTCATGAGGTGTTGCGGGAGCGATGCGGGTATGATGGGTTGATCATTACCGATGATATGGAGATGGGGGCGATAGAAAAGTTTATGGCGTTTCCGGATGCAGTGGTCAAGGCCTTTCTTGCCGGCGCTGATTTGGTACTGATCTGCCATGATCATCAGAAGATTCGTAATGCCTTGACGTCGTTGGGGAAAATTTTGAGTGATGGGACAGAAGAACGAGCCAGGGTGAAGGACTCATTACGGAGGCAGGATGCCATCCTGGCTCGGATTGCCGGGTAAGAGTATTTGATTTTTAATCCATGTTGAGAAACAAACTGGTAAACACTGATACCTTTGTGTATTATTAAA encodes the following:
- the flgA gene encoding flagellar basal body P-ring formation protein FlgA, whose amino-acid sequence is MITANMPTKPSRRSHRPGQSLIAPLRILAATTAFILVALQAWAAPEMTTLGTKELLAIFTELTTSNSVLPAGDIEIANFTANPESITLPPGIQEFQVVSQTQPKQLGRKTIVVNIIIAGVAKEQVMLSGKIELYGNVVCSTKTLSRRTIIEAGDVERVRRNITMLGPDLADDAEQVLGQELKTTLQPGAVLYRRFLKSPETVKRGDIVSIQAASGTLAISVPGRVQSAGAKGDLIKVKNLMSRREIYARVIGADTVQVDL
- a CDS encoding flagellar basal body P-ring protein FlgI, coding for MHIITRLAIITTLIIWSASSAWAVRVKDLASVKGVRDNQLVGYGLVVGLNGTGDGNKSAFTTQGLANMLKHIGMTVNENDLKVKNVAGVMITATLPPFIKTGQTIDVTLSSLGDASSLQGGTLVATPLKGLDDQIYAIAQGPVSIGGFKGTGATPAGGQDNHLTVARIPEGATVEKEVPVSFGGKNTIIFSLNSPDFTTVSRLAKAINNVLGSSFAKTVDGATVSVTVPSDYQEQEISLLAALENLEVDPDSIAKVVVDERTGTIVMGENVRIGQLALSHGALNIQISADPAQAVGANLMGQPLTDDMVRKITEEIAAKSGAPQTNKLVKLSPGVTLAELVRALNSVGAAPRDLIAIFQAIKAAGALQAELTII
- the flgF gene encoding flagellar basal-body rod protein FlgF, whose translation is MYIQNRLGMTEGTETMLAQERRMDQIANNLANVDTAGYKKEDITFWEMMFTAADHRPRVGKALKLLTNHEQGSAKQTDNPLDFAISGDGFFKIQTPSGVRYTRNGNFTLNSQGQLSTFDGNLVLGEGGPIVLTDQNVQVGRDGLISANGQQINRLSLATFPDLNTLEKEGANLFRPKEGAAQEQPIETPDIKQGYLEGANVNIVSQMTEMIDLQRAYQSQQKAIQTSDEIDQQSTSRVGKLT
- the queC gene encoding 7-cyano-7-deazaguanine synthase QueC, with amino-acid sequence MSDNQPKAVILLSGGLDSTTVLAMAKQQGYRCYCLSFAYGQRQSIELERARENAARYQAEQHLVLEIGLGAIGGSALTADIPVPKNVRAGHDRPLRSEAIPVTYVPGRNTIFLAYAMAWAEVLGAWDIFIGVNAMDYSGYPDCRPEYLDAFARLADLGTKAGVLGRGKFVIHAPLLRMSKREIVQTGMALGVDYQRTHSCYDPSPEGLACGVCDSCQLRRKGFVEAGLEDPAPYQKNQGGVCG
- a CDS encoding FhlB domain-containing protein, with the translated sequence MPQKKTSSKTKPQKKAVAIKYDQQQDAAPRLVGKGTGVLADKIITLAKEHGIPIQANADLVEILSHLNLNQEIPAETYVLVAEILAFVYRTNQSYTPPKR
- the nagZ gene encoding beta-N-acetylhexosaminidase, with the protein product MIGIPGFELDDSTRALICEDGVHNFILFRRNVSDRQQLSLLCRQLRETCVRQGLPRPLIAIDQEGGQVARLPPPFTLFDEPRSLAESSDCQARLLHYAVTCAEELISVGINFNLAPVLDVCPVGKGLFMERRCLGDDPQRVAELGALVVGGLQSAGVAACAKHFPGLGSALLDPHLDLPVVDLSVERLMAHDLVPFVEAIDAGVAAVMTSHAVYSAMDGSLPGTLSRRVIHEVLRERCGYDGLIITDDMEMGAIEKFMAFPDAVVKAFLAGADLVLICHDHQKIRNALTSLGKILSDGTEERARVKDSLRRQDAILARIAG
- a CDS encoding flagellar basal body L-ring protein FlgH, which produces MKRPALLLIFLTALTGCVTRTATAPPVMPERNSLPMMEEKIPQPSEGAIYSAKSKNLYQDNRARQIGDIVLVKIVETSSGKKTAETKTSRDSSLTGGISSLFGFEQSLLTKGGTHTPSLTSLNADMANSFQGKGETKRDSTVTATISAKVIDVTMDGNLLIQGYREIRINNETQHIIISGMVRPTDISQDNSILSSHIADARIEYSGTGALASKQQPGWLTNVLDVVWPF
- the flgG gene encoding flagellar basal-body rod protein FlgG; this encodes MIRALYTARTGMNGQQTQLDVISNNLANVNTGGFKRSRTQFEDLMYQSMRSVGAETVGGAMVPTGVQVGLGTRVTATQKIFTQGDFTETGNDLDMAIEGDGFFQIIRDGNPYYTRDGSFKRDAEGYVVTANGDRLQPEFAIPNGATSLNIDKNGLLVAQDQDQQTLGSVQLTLHSFINPAGLKSLGSNLYVETDASGAPTEANPGSSGLGTLAQRFIETSNVNVTEEMVNLIVTQRAYEVNSRAITTADQLLEIANSLKR